DNA from Parageobacillus thermoglucosidasius:
GTGTCAGCATTTCCGCAGGAAGTGACGGCACAAATGGTAGGCAATTTTGTTCAAGGTGGCGCGGCGATTAATGTGTTCAGCCGGCAAATCGGCGCCATATTTGCCATTGTTGATGTTGGAGTCGCTGCAGCCATTGAGCATGAAGCGGTAATTTCGAAAAAAGTGCGGTACGGCACAAACAATTTTTGCGAGAAAGAAGCGATGAGCAGCGCGGAAGCGGAACAAGCGCTTCTCGTTGGCTACGAACAAGCGCAGGAAATCATCGGCAAAGGGGCCCGAACTCTCATTGTCGGGGAAATGGGAATCGGCAACACGACCACCGCAAGCGCGATTTTAGCAGCAGTGAGCGGTAAGCCAATCGAACAACTCGTCGGAAGGGGAACAGGAATTTCAGAAGAAAAGCTTGCCCATAAAGCCAGCGTCATTCGCCGCGCATTGTCGCTTCACCAGCCTGATCCGTCCAAACCGATAGAATTATTATCCAAAATCGGCGGGCTGGAAATCGCTGCGATGGCGGGGGCGATGTTGGCGGCAGCGGAGCGGCGCGTTCCGGTTTTACTGGACGGGTTCATCTGTACGGTTGCCGCGCTTGTCGCCAAGCTTTTCGCACCCGCTGTTGCCGATTATATGATTGCCGGCCATCGTTCTTGTGAAATGGGGCATCAAGTGGCGCTCGAATTATTAGGCAAAGAGCCCCTCATCGATTTAAACATGCGCCTTGGCGAAGGTAGCGGGGCGGTGGTCGCATTTCCGCTGTTGACATTTGCGACGGCGATGGTCAAGGAAATGGCGACATTTGCTTCTGCACATATTTCCCATTCTGTAGAAGGAGAAGGAAAACAATGACAGCATGCGGAAAAGTATATCTCGTTGGCGCCGGGCCCGGTGATGAAAAGCTGATCACCGTCTACGGGTTGGAATGCATTCAAAACGCCGATGTTATTATTTACGACCGATTGGTTAACCAAAATTTATTGAAGCACGCCAAAAGCGGCGCCGAACTCATTTATTGTGGAAAAGAACCGGGAAAGCATGCGCGCATTCAAGAACAAATTCATGCATGGCTGGTCGAAAAAGCGAAACAAGGAAAGATCGTCACTCGGCTTAAAGGCGGGGATCCTTGCGTATTCGGACGGGCAGGGGAAGAAGCGGAAGTGCTTGCGCGACACGGCATTCCGTTTGAAATCGTTCCTGGCGTGACGGCAGGAATTGCAGCGCCGGCATATGCCGGCATTCCCGTCACGCACCGAAACTATGCCGCTTCCTTTACCATTGTGACCGGCCATGGCCGTCAAGAAAAGGGGGATGACCGTCTCCATTGGGAAGGATTGGCAAAAGGAAGCGATACACTTGCATTTTATATGGGGATTGGCAATTTGCCGTATATTTGTCGGA
Protein-coding regions in this window:
- the cobA gene encoding uroporphyrinogen-III C-methyltransferase yields the protein MTACGKVYLVGAGPGDEKLITVYGLECIQNADVIIYDRLVNQNLLKHAKSGAELIYCGKEPGKHARIQEQIHAWLVEKAKQGKIVTRLKGGDPCVFGRAGEEAEVLARHGIPFEIVPGVTAGIAAPAYAGIPVTHRNYAASFTIVTGHGRQEKGDDRLHWEGLAKGSDTLAFYMGIGNLPYICRKLIEHGKPVHTPVAVIEWGTTERQRTAVGTLQTISDIVKNAGLSHPAVIVVGEVVRLRETIQWFTEMEWGDAVATT
- the cobT gene encoding nicotinate-nucleotide--dimethylbenzimidazole phosphoribosyltransferase; protein product: MLFSIPKLNKEIGKEARAYVDQLTKPVGSLGRLEKLAIELAEMTGNKFPDVSPPGVLVFAADHGVAKEGVSAFPQEVTAQMVGNFVQGGAAINVFSRQIGAIFAIVDVGVAAAIEHEAVISKKVRYGTNNFCEKEAMSSAEAEQALLVGYEQAQEIIGKGARTLIVGEMGIGNTTTASAILAAVSGKPIEQLVGRGTGISEEKLAHKASVIRRALSLHQPDPSKPIELLSKIGGLEIAAMAGAMLAAAERRVPVLLDGFICTVAALVAKLFAPAVADYMIAGHRSCEMGHQVALELLGKEPLIDLNMRLGEGSGAVVAFPLLTFATAMVKEMATFASAHISHSVEGEGKQ